A DNA window from Heterodontus francisci isolate sHetFra1 chromosome 49, sHetFra1.hap1, whole genome shotgun sequence contains the following coding sequences:
- the LOC137358337 gene encoding probable G-protein coupled receptor 139 → MGQDLGTMDWNATTMDPNLGAEIWKVTTVDQNLRMEDWNAAAMSRSITNWFYFLSAHYHWLTLEFRIKYALVIIQHIYYPILAMIGVPVNLMTIVILSRGKCGLSKCVTRYLVAMAVVDLLVIILDLILRHIPIVYPKQFQFLLAVRMCNIHAVLLHAATDCSVWFTVTFTFDRFVAICCQKLKRKYCTKKTAAVVLGSVNVLSCLKNIFWYFMLTGWYSKANRPWFCYANMYVYFSHVWAAIEFLHHILTPCVPFVVILLLNAFTIRHIFVSSRGRRRLRAHSRRECRRDPELENRRKSIILLLVISANFILLWAVLMVNTMWQRIQDLEPVAPSVPVYLIQLGFMLQLLSCCTNTAIYALTQTQFREQLKNVLTYPFTQNVLLIK, encoded by the exons ATGGGCCAGGATCTGGGAACAATGGACTGGAATGCGACAACAATGGACCCGAATCTGGGAGCAGAAATCTGGAAAGTTACAAcagttgatcagaatctgagaatggaAGATTGGAATGCGGCAGCAATGAGCAGAAGTATAACCAATTGGTTTTATTTTCTTTCTGCACATTATCATTGGCTAACATTAGAATTCCGGATCAAATATGCACTtgtgattattcaacacatttactatcccatccttgctatgattggtgtccctg ttaacttgatgacgattgtgatcctgtctcggggaaagtgcgggctctccaaatgtgtcactcgctacttagtggccatggcagtggtggatctacttgtcattatcctcgaccttatattgaggcacattcccattgtttatccaaAACAGTTTCAATTCTTGTTGGCCGTACgcatgtgtaatatccacgctgtcctgcttcatgcagctacagactgttctgtttggtttacggtcaccttcacctttgatcgatttgtggccatttgctgccagaagctgaaaagaaaatattgcaccaagaaaacggcagctgtggttctgggaagtGTGAATGTGCTGAGCtgcttaaagaacattttctggtattttatgttgacAGGTTGGTACTCGAAGGCGAACAGACCCTGGTTTTGTTATGCAAATATGTATGTTTATTTCTCTCATGTCTGGGctgcaatcgagttcctccatcacattctaaccccttgtgtcccatttgtggtgattctgctgctcaatgcattCACCATCCGACACATTTTTGTGAGCAGCAGAggtcgcaggagactccgagcccaCAGCAGAAGGGagtgtcgcagagacccagagctggagaatcgaaggaaatccataattttgctgctcgttatctcggccaatttcatactCTTATGGGCTGTGTTAATGGTGAATACGATGTGGCAAAGAATACAGGATTTGGAGCCGGTGGCTCCATCAGTACCCGTTTATCTGATACAGTTGggtttcatgctgcagctcctgagttgctgcacaaacacagcgATTTATGcactgacccagactcagttcagagagcagttgaagaatgtgctgacatATCCCTTCACTCAAAATGTtctattaattaaataa